The Setaria viridis chromosome 2, Setaria_viridis_v4.0, whole genome shotgun sequence DNA window AGCTCATCGTCGACTACCTCACGCGCAAGGCGCTCAACCGCCGCTTCTCGTGCATCGTCATCACCGAAGTCGACCTCAACAAGACCGAGCCGTGGGATCTCCCAGGTAAGCAGCAGCAAAGCCATCATGAGTTTCTCCGATTCATCATCTCCATCGAGTACAAGTTCTGGATTTGGAAGGGATCTGATGAACTGACCTGACGAGTGACGGCGGCGCTCTCGGCAGGCAAGGCGAAGATGGGCGAGAAAGAATGGTATTTCTTCTGCCACAAGGACCGCAAGTACCCGACGGGGGCGCGCACCAACCGTGCCACCCCCAGCGGCTACTGGAAGGCGACCGGGAAGGACAAGGAGATCTACCGCGGCCGCGACCTCGTCGGGATGAGGAAGACGCTCGTCTTCTACACCgggcgcgcgccgcgcggcgggAAGACGCCATGGGTGATGCACGAGTACCGCCTCGAGGGCAAGCTGCCGCCCaacctcccccgcgccgccaaggtaaaaagaaaattctTGTCTTTGATGCTTTTTGATGGATGGAATTGGACTGGAACGGCTCGTTCGTCATGATCCAGACGACGATCGATGAGCTGCCGGCCGGCCTCATGCCGGGCGGTTGGCTGGACCACGCGACGCGCTCACATGTCAAGCTCTCGttttccccccccccccccttcccccTCTCGCCTCATGTTCTTTTCAACGTGTTGCGTGCAGGACGAATGGGCCGTCTGCCGCGTGTTCAACAAAGACTTGGCGGCTAAGGCTGGCCaaatggcgccggcggccgccgtcaTGGAGCCGACCATGGACTTCGAGGACATCTTTGGCGCCGAGCTGCCGCCGCTCATGGACTCGCCGTTCGCCGTCGACGACCTCCTCGACTTgaagggcggcgccggcgccggtagttccggctccggcgccgcggcgggcacgggcagcggcggcggataCCAAGTCAAGGCGGAGCAGCAGAACGAGCCGCCGCAGCCAATCCAGGAGCCAACCTACTTCTccctgccggcggcgagcaaCCCCGGCGGGTACCCGCACCAGGCGATACGCGAGCGGTGCCCGGAGCAGGCGCCAGCGCTGCCGAGCCCGTCGGTCGGCGAGACCGCGCTCGACGCCGACATGTCGTCGAGGCCTTACCCGGAGCTGGACGACCTACTACTGGACGGCGGCTACCTGGACTACTCCAACATGTGGAAGTTCTGACTGAAATCAACCAGGCTAGATAGGCCTCGCCGGAGTTGGAGCTAGCTGCCACCTAGCCATATAGAAGTTATCTAGCTAGTAGTAGTTCGATTTGGTCGATTAGTTGATTTATTAACATACAGTTGAGGTTTGGGGTTGATCGGCGAGATGGATGGATCGAATCTGGTAGCTGCTGATGCGTGCATGGTGTTAATTAATTAGGGGAATTGAGAGGCGCTGCCGATGAGGTCTGATGAACGAAGAAGggacctcgccggcgtcgtcgaggAAGGCCTGCTCTCCTATCCTCCTGCAGGTTGGTGGCCGGCCGGCTAATCTTCATCATTAGCCTAGTAGGATCGGAGTAATATTTGATTTGTTAGTAGTGTTggtggatgcatgcatgtgtagaTAGTAGCAGCCGATTGGCTTCATGCTGCAGAGTAACTAGTTGAGTGATGAGGGAAAAA harbors:
- the LOC117842207 gene encoding NAC domain-containing protein 92 produces the protein MSDVSATMNLGEEESPLVLPPGFRFHPTDGELIVDYLTRKALNRRFSCIVITEVDLNKTEPWDLPGKAKMGEKEWYFFCHKDRKYPTGARTNRATPSGYWKATGKDKEIYRGRDLVGMRKTLVFYTGRAPRGGKTPWVMHEYRLEGKLPPNLPRAAKDEWAVCRVFNKDLAAKAGQMAPAAAVMEPTMDFEDIFGAELPPLMDSPFAVDDLLDLKGGAGAGSSGSGAAAGTGSGGGYQVKAEQQNEPPQPIQEPTYFSLPAASNPGGYPHQAIRERCPEQAPALPSPSVGETALDADMSSRPYPELDDLLLDGGYLDYSNMWKF